A stretch of the Sphingomonas sp. CL5.1 genome encodes the following:
- a CDS encoding arylsulfatase translates to MASIRRRTGFAIAATGALLATSALAQSAPQAVPNVNRTKLPIAEPERPHLTTLDVRNAVPPAPVSPVHAPAGAPNIVVILLDDMGFGQSSAFGGPIHMPALESLAAQGNRYNNFHTTALCSPTRAALLTGRNHHNVETGSIMETATVFPGDTGRQPASAAPIATVLRLNGYATGAFGKWHQTPAADVSAAGPFDRWPTGSGFDKFYGFVAGETNQWSPTIYDGTAHVEPPRRPGYHFLTDMTDQSINWLRSVSALAPDKPFFLYYAPGATHAPHHVSPEWSARYRGAFDAGWDAIREQTLARQIKLGVVPKGTKLAPRPDDIRAWTTLSPDEKRLFARQMEVFAGFAEMTDHEAGRLIDTLKQLGRFDNTLIFYVVGDNGASAEGGASGLVNENSYFNGSPETVEDQLKQIDQLGGPSTYNHYASGWAFAGDAPFSWTKQVASDFGGTRNGLVVSWPGHLGTPGLRPQFHHVIDIMPTVLEAAGLSAPVSVDGIKQMPLDGISMEYSFADPKAADRRTTQYFEILGNRALYRNGWLARTVHFEPWAAKPRRPLDKDIWELFDTRRDFSLAHDVAAQYPERLKAMQQSFLDEAIKYHVLPLDDRRLERLNAALVGRPDLMAGRTSLTVYPGMTAMSENTFINIKDRSFAITADLALAQDGVANGAIIAQGGRFGGWSLYLKDGKPAFTYNYLGRRRFTIAATNALPAGAAKLRFEFAYDGGKIGAGGTGRLFAGDRLLAEGRIDVTQPIMFSADDGADVGDDTATPVIEDYGTAGPHFTGTIRAVTIDVAPLMQAAPPPTTH, encoded by the coding sequence ATGGCATCGATCAGGCGCAGGACGGGATTCGCAATCGCGGCGACTGGCGCCTTGCTCGCGACGAGCGCGTTGGCACAGAGCGCTCCCCAGGCCGTTCCGAACGTCAATCGTACGAAGCTGCCGATCGCCGAGCCGGAGCGCCCGCATCTGACCACACTCGACGTGCGTAACGCTGTTCCCCCGGCACCGGTGTCGCCGGTCCATGCGCCGGCCGGCGCTCCCAACATTGTGGTGATTCTGCTCGACGACATGGGGTTCGGTCAGTCGAGCGCGTTTGGCGGCCCGATCCACATGCCCGCGCTTGAAAGCCTCGCCGCGCAAGGCAATCGCTACAATAATTTCCATACCACCGCACTCTGCTCGCCGACACGCGCCGCGCTACTCACCGGGCGCAATCACCACAATGTCGAGACCGGCTCGATCATGGAGACCGCGACGGTGTTTCCGGGCGACACCGGGCGCCAGCCGGCCAGCGCCGCACCGATTGCCACTGTGCTGCGCCTCAATGGTTATGCGACCGGGGCGTTCGGCAAATGGCACCAGACCCCGGCGGCAGACGTGAGCGCAGCCGGCCCCTTCGACCGCTGGCCGACTGGCTCGGGTTTCGACAAATTTTACGGCTTCGTCGCCGGGGAGACCAACCAATGGTCGCCGACCATCTATGACGGAACCGCGCATGTCGAACCACCGCGCAGGCCCGGCTATCATTTCCTGACCGACATGACCGACCAGTCGATCAACTGGCTGCGTTCGGTTTCCGCGCTGGCGCCGGACAAACCTTTCTTCCTCTATTACGCTCCCGGCGCGACCCACGCCCCGCACCATGTGTCGCCCGAATGGAGCGCTCGCTATCGCGGCGCATTCGACGCCGGCTGGGACGCAATACGCGAGCAGACGCTGGCGCGACAGATCAAGCTCGGCGTAGTGCCAAAGGGGACGAAGCTCGCGCCGCGCCCCGACGATATCCGCGCGTGGACCACCCTCTCGCCCGACGAAAAGCGTCTGTTCGCGCGCCAGATGGAGGTGTTCGCGGGTTTCGCTGAAATGACCGACCACGAGGCCGGACGGCTGATCGATACGCTCAAGCAGCTCGGCCGTTTCGACAATACGCTCATCTTCTATGTCGTCGGCGACAATGGCGCGAGCGCCGAGGGCGGCGCGTCCGGCCTCGTCAACGAGAACAGCTATTTCAACGGCTCTCCAGAGACGGTCGAGGATCAGCTGAAGCAGATCGACCAGCTTGGCGGCCCATCCACCTATAATCACTATGCCTCGGGCTGGGCATTCGCCGGTGACGCCCCGTTCAGCTGGACCAAGCAGGTTGCGTCCGATTTCGGAGGAACGCGCAACGGGCTGGTGGTGTCCTGGCCGGGCCATCTCGGCACACCGGGCCTGCGTCCGCAATTCCACCACGTCATCGATATCATGCCGACCGTTCTCGAGGCCGCCGGGCTGTCCGCTCCGGTCAGCGTCGACGGCATCAAGCAGATGCCGCTCGACGGTATCAGCATGGAATACAGCTTTGCGGATCCGAAGGCGGCGGATCGCCGGACCACGCAATATTTCGAGATACTTGGCAATCGTGCTCTGTATCGCAACGGCTGGCTGGCGCGCACCGTGCATTTCGAACCATGGGCGGCGAAACCTCGCCGGCCGCTCGACAAGGACATCTGGGAATTATTCGACACGCGCCGCGATTTCAGCCTCGCGCACGATGTCGCTGCCCAATATCCGGAGCGGCTGAAGGCGATGCAGCAGAGCTTCCTCGACGAAGCGATCAAATATCATGTGCTGCCGCTCGACGACCGGCGGCTGGAGCGGCTCAACGCAGCGCTCGTCGGTCGCCCCGACCTGATGGCCGGGCGCACCAGCCTGACGGTTTACCCGGGCATGACCGCGATGAGCGAAAACACCTTCATCAACATCAAGGACCGCTCGTTCGCAATCACCGCCGATCTGGCGCTGGCACAAGACGGCGTGGCCAATGGCGCGATCATCGCGCAGGGCGGCCGCTTCGGCGGCTGGAGCCTTTATCTCAAGGACGGGAAGCCCGCCTTCACTTATAATTACCTGGGCAGGCGCCGCTTCACCATCGCCGCAACGAACGCGCTGCCGGCGGGCGCCGCGAAGCTGCGATTCGAATTTGCTTATGACGGCGGCAAGATCGGTGCGGGCGGCACCGGGCGGCTGTTCGCAGGTGACAGGTTGCTCGCCGAAGGGCGGATCGACGTGACGCAGCCGATCATGTTCTCGGCCGACGATGGCGCGGATGTTGGCGATGATACTGCAACGCCAGTGATCGAGGATTACGGCACGGCCGGCCCGCACTTTACCGGCACGATCCGCGCAGTGACGATCGATGTCGCCCCCCTGATGCAGGCCGCGCCCCCGCCCACCACACACTGA
- a CDS encoding long-chain-fatty-acid--CoA ligase, with amino-acid sequence MGCIGGALGAVGRRERGNGTCAWEISASFGFGSDRSGETAMLGLMQNWPLTVDRIIDHAARVHGRREIVTRRTDGLIHRSDYATLRARARQVSAALRRLGIAMGDRVATLAWNSERHMECWYGAMGIGAVLHTLNPRLHADQLVWIARDAGSRVLVLDSDLISLIEPIRDRLPFEHYIIIADANGMPSSTLGALSYEEWIAAAGHDTIWGGFDENTACGLCYTSGTTGNPKGVLYSHRSNTLHTMMVMAKGALGIGPDDVVMPVVPMFHANAWGLAFACPAAGAKLVMPGGQLDGTSLYELLDRERVTITAAVPTVWLGLLHYLREHDLKLPYLERVIIGGSALPEAILRAFEEDYDVEVIQGWGMTETSPVGTISGVPATIAEGEGLAHKLKQGRPPFGVELRVADDENAEAPWDGATPGRLLIRGFAVAGGYWHGAGGDILDADGFFDTGDVATIDAHGAMQITDRAKDVIKSGGEWISSIAIENIALSHPAVANAAAIGVPHPKWDERPVLIVETRPGAAVTEDELRAYLGGRIARWWMPDAFVFLDVIPLGATGKIDKRALRETIRNR; translated from the coding sequence GTGGGCTGCATCGGGGGAGCGTTAGGCGCCGTTGGGCGCAGAGAACGCGGCAACGGAACCTGCGCTTGGGAGATATCGGCAAGCTTCGGGTTCGGATCCGATAGATCGGGAGAGACGGCCATGCTTGGCCTGATGCAAAACTGGCCGCTCACCGTCGATCGTATCATCGACCACGCCGCTCGCGTCCATGGCCGGCGGGAAATCGTCACGCGGCGTACCGACGGGCTGATCCATCGCAGCGACTATGCCACGCTGCGCGCCCGCGCGAGGCAGGTGTCGGCGGCACTCCGGCGTCTCGGGATCGCTATGGGCGATCGGGTTGCGACGTTGGCCTGGAATAGCGAGCGCCACATGGAATGCTGGTACGGCGCGATGGGCATCGGGGCCGTGCTGCACACGCTGAATCCACGCCTGCATGCCGACCAACTCGTCTGGATCGCCCGGGATGCTGGCAGCCGCGTGCTCGTGCTCGACAGCGACCTCATATCGCTGATCGAGCCGATCCGCGACCGCCTTCCGTTCGAGCATTATATCATCATCGCTGATGCCAACGGTATGCCGAGCAGCACGCTCGGCGCGCTGTCCTATGAAGAATGGATCGCCGCCGCCGGGCACGATACGATCTGGGGCGGGTTCGATGAGAACACCGCCTGCGGGCTGTGTTATACCTCGGGCACGACGGGCAATCCCAAGGGCGTGCTCTACTCGCACCGCTCGAACACGCTCCATACGATGATGGTGATGGCCAAAGGCGCGCTTGGGATCGGCCCCGACGATGTCGTCATGCCGGTCGTGCCGATGTTCCACGCGAACGCCTGGGGGCTAGCTTTCGCGTGCCCGGCGGCGGGCGCGAAACTGGTCATGCCCGGTGGGCAGCTCGATGGTACCTCGCTTTATGAACTGCTCGATCGCGAGCGGGTGACGATCACCGCCGCGGTGCCCACCGTATGGCTCGGCCTGCTGCATTATCTGCGCGAGCATGATCTCAAATTACCCTATCTCGAGCGGGTTATTATCGGCGGCTCCGCATTGCCCGAGGCGATCCTTCGTGCCTTCGAGGAGGACTATGACGTCGAGGTTATTCAAGGCTGGGGCATGACCGAGACCTCCCCGGTCGGCACGATCAGCGGCGTTCCCGCGACGATTGCCGAAGGAGAGGGGCTGGCGCACAAGCTCAAGCAGGGGCGGCCACCCTTCGGTGTGGAACTGAGGGTCGCCGATGATGAGAATGCCGAAGCGCCGTGGGATGGCGCGACGCCCGGCCGGCTCCTGATCCGCGGCTTCGCCGTGGCGGGCGGCTATTGGCATGGGGCGGGCGGCGATATTCTCGATGCGGATGGCTTCTTCGATACCGGCGACGTGGCCACGATCGACGCGCACGGCGCGATGCAGATCACCGACCGCGCCAAGGACGTCATCAAGTCAGGCGGTGAATGGATCAGCTCGATCGCGATCGAAAATATCGCGCTCTCGCACCCTGCGGTCGCCAACGCTGCCGCAATCGGCGTGCCGCATCCCAAATGGGACGAACGGCCGGTGCTGATCGTCGAGACCCGCCCCGGCGCCGCGGTGACTGAGGACGAACTGCGCGCCTATCTCGGTGGCCGCATCGCCCGTTGGTGGATGCCCGATGCGTTCGTCTTTCTCGACGTTATCCCGCTCGGTGCCACCGGCAAGATCGACAAGCGGGCGCTGCGCGAGACGATCCGCAACCGTTGA
- a CDS encoding AraC family transcriptional regulator, with protein MARDLSGIVLIGADSLIGELGGDLTALKTEACLPPASFDDPDAMISAEAALCFFELAAERLDCPDFGLRLAQRQDLAVLGPLYLMMLTTATVGDALHLLAQYLRLHSSSLVVGFTRNREGALIDYAISFSHEHDDRQVIELGLALVTGFVRSRAGPDWYPLYAQFRYGAPTSATLHRRAFGTEILFGQERNAVCVDSATLRMPMQSPGAAAHKLAVQMIRRRDAFDGGALSPRVEAAVRARLAYGQTCSAETIAGALGYSVRSLQRGLAEAGSSFEAMRDAVRADLARKYLVQSHVSLAEIADMLGYAQPSALTRAFRRWYGVSPLRYRRDARP; from the coding sequence GTGGCCAGGGATCTCAGCGGCATCGTTCTGATCGGCGCGGATTCGCTGATCGGTGAGCTGGGCGGCGACCTCACTGCGCTAAAAACGGAGGCCTGCCTCCCACCGGCTAGTTTCGATGATCCCGACGCGATGATTTCGGCGGAGGCGGCACTGTGCTTTTTCGAACTGGCCGCGGAGCGCCTGGACTGCCCTGATTTCGGCCTACGCCTTGCGCAGCGACAGGATCTCGCGGTGCTCGGTCCGCTTTATCTGATGATGCTCACGACCGCGACCGTCGGCGATGCGCTGCACCTGCTTGCCCAATATCTGCGCCTTCATTCGAGTAGCCTGGTCGTCGGGTTCACCCGCAATCGCGAGGGAGCGCTGATCGACTATGCTATCAGCTTCAGCCACGAGCATGATGATCGCCAGGTGATCGAACTCGGGCTGGCGCTGGTGACCGGGTTCGTGCGCTCGCGCGCTGGACCGGACTGGTATCCGCTCTATGCCCAGTTTCGCTACGGCGCGCCCACGTCGGCGACACTGCATCGCCGCGCATTCGGGACAGAGATCCTGTTCGGGCAGGAACGCAATGCGGTTTGTGTCGATAGCGCGACATTGCGGATGCCGATGCAATCACCTGGCGCGGCGGCGCACAAGCTGGCGGTCCAAATGATCCGTCGCCGCGATGCGTTCGACGGTGGTGCGCTGTCGCCGCGCGTCGAAGCCGCGGTCCGCGCGCGGCTCGCTTATGGCCAGACTTGTTCTGCCGAAACGATTGCCGGCGCGCTCGGCTATAGTGTCCGCAGCCTTCAGCGCGGACTGGCGGAGGCGGGCAGCAGTTTCGAGGCGATGCGCGATGCGGTGCGCGCCGATCTCGCCCGTAAATATCTCGTGCAGTCGCATGTATCGCTTGCCGAGATCGCCGATATGCTCGGCTATGCGCAGCCGAGCGCGCTCACCCGGGCGTTCCGCCGTTGGTACGGTGTCTCGCCGTTGCGATACCGCCGCGACGCACGTCCATAG